In Methanocella paludicola SANAE, the sequence GTAGATGTTCGTGATGGTGATGTACGAGCCGGTCCGGATCTCCTTCCCGAACGTGCCGTTGGCCACTCTGCTTCCCAGGACCACCGAGTATGAATCGGACTGCGAGAGATAGCGGCCCTTATCTACCTGCTCCATATAGCGCCCTGAAAAGTACTGGGGGGAGATGCCGCTCACGCCCATGGTCCTGTTCTCGTCCCGGTAGGTGACGGTCATGCCGCTCACGGATATCTCGGGATAGACTTCGGTGACGCCCGGGGTGCCCATGATCAGGCTGACGTCCCTGTCGGTGAGCTTCGCAGGGGGCTTCTGGGACAGGGTGCCGGCCTGCATGTCGATGCCCATGGGAAGCACGACCAGCGTGTCCAGCTCCAGGCTTCCGAACTGCTGGCTGACGCCCGAGTACAGGCCGTCGCCCAGAGTAAGCATTACGACTATGGCCATGACGCCGATGATGATGCCCAGGGACGACATCATGGTCTTGAACTTGTTGCTCGTGTAGTCCGAGAAGGCGTACTCCAGGACGTCCGGCAGTTTCACTGGAAGGCCTCTATTGCTTTGCTCTCTTGCTTCTCATGTACAGGAAGTACCCGCCCAGCAGTAATGCGGCGGCGACGATGATGCCGATCAGGTAGAGCAGCGTGTTGTCGCTCGAGCCGGCGGTCGCCACTGCGGCGGACTGGGTGTGGTCCGAGTAGACGGTGATGGGGTCGGCCTCGTGCCAGTTATTACCGTTCCTGTAGATCACCTTGAACGAGGGGTTACCGCTGTAGGTGGCGTTCTTGGTGGTGACGTCGAACTGGACCGTGTACATCTCGCCCGGGCCGATGTTGCCCACGACGTACTCCTGCAGGGGCTTGAACGTGAAATCGTCGCCCGCGGGCACGACGCTGACCGCCTCGACACCGTTAGGCCTCAGGTTCACGATGTCCAGTATGACGCTCTTCTTGGTCGTGGAGAAGGACCTGGGGGCATCGTTGATCACGACCTTGAGGGAGGCGCTGCTGACCTGCACGTTGACCGGATAGTTCAGGTATATGTCCCCGTCGTCCGTGCGGACCTTCAGGGTCATGGTGTAGGTGCCATCGGGCGTGCCCTCGTCCACGCTTATCGTGAACACGAACTGGGCGGAGTCGCCCATGCCCATCCGGCCTATGTCGGCATACTGCTTCGACGTGACGTGGAGCGGCGAGTCCGCCAGGAGCGTTACCTCTTTGAGGTACACCGCCCCGTCGGGCGAGTTGGTGCTGGTCGTCGTGGTCGTCTGCGTGTGCCCTATGCTATACTGCCCTGAAGTGCCCGTGCCGTAATTGTAAGTATTACTATCCGAAGTCGTATCGCCGGCCAGGCTCTTTGCAGGGTTGGTGAGGGTGACCGCAACAGTGCCCGTATCCCCGGGCATGAGGGCCGAGGGGGAGACCTTGACGTCGCCCACCGCGACGGACGGCTTGCCGGAGGCGGCGCCCGCCGGAACGGCTGCCATTATGACAATGATGAGCATTGCGAGGACGCCCACCAGTTTCGTTGATAACTTCATACTCATATCTCCATAAATGAACGCTACTTAATTCGTCTCCTCTCCCACGATCATCCCGTCCTTGAGGCGGATGATCCGCTGGCTGAACTCGGCGACATCCGGGTTGTGGGTGACCATCACGATGGTCCGGCCGTTCTTGTTCAGTTCCACGAAGAGCTTCATGATCTCGTCGCCGGTCTTCGCGTCCAGGTTGCCCGTAGGCTCGTCCGCGAGGAGTATCGATGGGTCGTTGACCAGCGACCGGGCGATGGCCACGCGCTGCCTCTGGCCGCCGGAAAGCTCGTTGGGGCGGTGGGACATGCGGTCCCCGAGGCCCACTTCCTCGAGGTATCGCTTCGCGACTCCGGCGCGGTACGCCTTCGAATGCTCCTGGAATATCATCGGGAGCTCCACGTTCTTGAGGGCGCTGAGCCGGGATACCAGGTTGAACGTCTGGAAGATGAAGCCGATCTCCTTCCCCCGGAGGTGGGAGAGCTCCACGTCGTTAAGCGTGCCGATGTCCTTGTTATTGATCACCAGCTGGCCGCTGTCCGGCCTGTCAAGCAGGCCGATGAGGTTCATGAGCGTGCTCTTGCCGCTCCCCGATGGGCCCATGATGCTGATGAACTCGCCTCTCTTTATATCGAGGTCGATGCCCTTCAGCACGAGCAGGTCTTCGCTGCCCATATGGTAGCTCTTGCGCACGTTCTTCAGCGATACCACAGAATCCATCTTGTGTCGCGTCTCCTGAGTTAAAGTCGTTTACCCCACGATTTTTTCTTACCCTATGTCTTTCCTGAGGGCTTATAGGTTATCTATATAGCACGCGATGGTACCGGCTTTTCCCGCAATTTGTAATGGGAAATGCGGCCGCACGCGGAGTGCCCTTTACAACGTTATATGCTTTAGTTTGATGTACCTAATAGTAGTATATATAAGTTTGTAAAGGAAAATAAAAAAGTGTAGGGCTCGGGAGGTCAGGGTTTGCGCTGTGCAAACTCCATCTCCATCACTGCCGGAGCGTTAAAGGGTAGTTCGGGGCCTCGTCGGTGATCATGATGTCGTGGGGGTGGCTCTCGGTCATGCCCGAAGGCGTGACGCGGACGAAGCGGGACTTCTCCTGCATCTCCGTGATGGCGTTGGCCCCGCAGTATCCCATGGACGAGCGCAGCCCGCCGATGAGCTGGTAGATGATGTCGCTGACCGTTCCCCGGTACGGGATCGCGCCCTCGACGCCCTCCGGCACGAACTTGGTCCTGCCGATCTCGCCCTGGAAGTACCTGTCCGAGCACTCTCCGCCCGCCATGGCGCCCAGCGAGCCCATGCCCCGGTACTGCTTGTACTTCCTGCCCTTGATCGTGATGAGCCTTCCCGGGGCCTCCTTGGTGCCGGCTAAAAGGTTACCCAGCATGACGCAGTCGGCGCCCGCCGCGATGGCCTTGGCCACGTCGCCCGAGTAGCGCACTCCGCCGTCGGCGATGACCGGCATGCCCGCCTTCCGGGCCACGTCCACCACGCTGGCGACCGCCGTGAGCTGGGGCACGCCCACGCCCGCCACGATGCGCGTGGTACATATGGAGCCGGGGCCGACGCCCACCTTGACGCCGTCCGCGAATCCCGCGAGCTCCTCGGCCGCCTCGGCCGTGGCGATGTTGCCCACGACGACGTCCGCGGAGACCATCTTCTTAATTCTCCTCGCGGACTCGACGACCCTCATGTTGTGGGCGTGCGCGCAGTCCACGCAGATCGCGTCCACGCCTGCCTTGTCAAGCGCCATGGCCCGCTCGATGTCGAAGGGCCCCACGGCGGCGGCGACGCGAAGCTGGTCGCCGCCGTTCTTGTTGCAGTTGGGATACTGGCGCCTCTCGATGATGTTCTGCATCGAGATGATGCCTATCAGGCTGCCCTTATCGTTGATGATCGGTAAACGCTCCACCTTGTGCTCGTACATGATGTCGATGGCCTCGTCGAT encodes:
- a CDS encoding COG1361 S-layer family protein; its protein translation is MKLSTKLVGVLAMLIIVIMAAVPAGAASGKPSVAVGDVKVSPSALMPGDTGTVAVTLTNPAKSLAGDTTSDSNTYNYGTGTSGQYSIGHTQTTTTTSTNSPDGAVYLKEVTLLADSPLHVTSKQYADIGRMGMGDSAQFVFTISVDEGTPDGTYTMTLKVRTDDGDIYLNYPVNVQVSSASLKVVINDAPRSFSTTKKSVILDIVNLRPNGVEAVSVVPAGDDFTFKPLQEYVVGNIGPGEMYTVQFDVTTKNATYSGNPSFKVIYRNGNNWHEADPITVYSDHTQSAAVATAGSSDNTLLYLIGIIVAAALLLGGYFLYMRSKRAKQ
- a CDS encoding ABC transporter ATP-binding protein, which codes for MDSVVSLKNVRKSYHMGSEDLLVLKGIDLDIKRGEFISIMGPSGSGKSTLMNLIGLLDRPDSGQLVINNKDIGTLNDVELSHLRGKEIGFIFQTFNLVSRLSALKNVELPMIFQEHSKAYRAGVAKRYLEEVGLGDRMSHRPNELSGGQRQRVAIARSLVNDPSILLADEPTGNLDAKTGDEIMKLFVELNKNGRTIVMVTHNPDVAEFSQRIIRLKDGMIVGEETN
- the guaB gene encoding IMP dehydrogenase, which produces MFLKKLDAPLGITFDDVLLVPSKSYVEPDHTDVKTRFSKNISLNVPIVSAAMDTVSEAEMAVAIAREGGIGVIHRNMPREMQVEEIQKVKRGEEILIRDVTTASPSQTVGAVWKTMTEQSISGIPIIENGKLVGIISRRDVRPIVKADPNKKIVEVMTRDVVTARESVKIDEAIDIMYEHKVERLPIINDKGSLIGIISMQNIIERRQYPNCNKNGGDQLRVAAAVGPFDIERAMALDKAGVDAICVDCAHAHNMRVVESARRIKKMVSADVVVGNIATAEAAEELAGFADGVKVGVGPGSICTTRIVAGVGVPQLTAVASVVDVARKAGMPVIADGGVRYSGDVAKAIAAGADCVMLGNLLAGTKEAPGRLITIKGRKYKQYRGMGSLGAMAGGECSDRYFQGEIGRTKFVPEGVEGAIPYRGTVSDIIYQLIGGLRSSMGYCGANAITEMQEKSRFVRVTPSGMTESHPHDIMITDEAPNYPLTLRQ